One segment of Onychomys torridus chromosome 3, mOncTor1.1, whole genome shotgun sequence DNA contains the following:
- the LOC118580100 gene encoding vomeronasal type-1 receptor 94-like, with translation MPTPDSPVDEHLTNSQLRITYFFVIGIGISANSILLLFHILKFTSGHRPKPTDLLIGLLALIHLLMLLITAGSATDIFISWRGWDDITCKFLMYLYRIFRGLSLCTTSLLSVLQAIILSLRNSCLAKFKHISPFHMSCALLFLSVFYMFISSHLLVSIIAMPNLTLNNIMYVTQSCSILPMSYLMQSTFSILLALREAFLINLMVLSTCYMMTLLCRHKRQSQHLPSTSLSPRKSPEERATQTILMLMGFFVLMSLLDSIISCSRTMFLNDPTSYYIHLFVVHIYATISPFVFMSTEKHIVNLLRSMCAERVINV, from the exons ATGCCGACTCCAGACTCGCCTGTGGACGAGCACCTA ACTAATTCCCAGTTAAGAATTACCTATTTCTTTGTAATTGGCATTGGGATCTCAGCCAATagcatccttcttctcttccacatCCTCAAGTTCACTTCTGGGCACAGGCCCAAACCCACTGACTTGCTCATTGGTCTCTTGGCCCTAATCCACCTATTAATGCTTCTAATCACAGCTGGAAGCGCtacagacatttttatttcttggagGGGATGGGATGACATCACATGTAAATTCCTTATGTACTTGTACAGAATTTTTAGAGGTCTCTCCCTTTGTACCACCAGCCTGTTGAGTGTCCTGCAGGCTATCATTCTCAGTCTGAGAAACTCATGTTTGGCAAAATTCAAGCATATATCTCCCTTTCATATGTCATGTGCCCTTCTTTTTCTGAGTGTCTTCTATATGTTCATTAGCAGTCACCTCTTAGTATCTATTATTGCCATGCCCAATTTGACCTTGAATAACATTATGTATGTCACTCAATCCTGCTCTATTCTACCCATGAGTTACCTGATGCAAAGCACCTTTTCCATACTGCTGGCCCTCAGGGAAGCCTTTCTTATTAATCTCATGGTCCTCTCGACTTGCTACATGATGACCCTCCTGTGCAGGCACAAGAGGCAGTCCCAGCATCTTCCCAGCACCAGCCTTTCTCCAAGAAAATCTCCAGAGGAAAGGGCCACCCAGACCATCCTGATGCTCATGGGCTTCTTTGTGCTGATGTCCCTCCTGGACAGCATTATCTCTTGCTCAAGAACTATGTTCCTGAATGATCCAACATCTTACTATATTCATCTCTTTGTGGTCCATATCTATGCCACAATCAGTCCTTTTGTATTTATGAGCACAGAAAAACATATAGTAAACTTGTTGAGGTCTATGTGTGCTGAGAGGGTGATAAATGTTTGA